The genomic window TCTTCTAAAGCCTTAGTAACAACTTCTCTAGCATCAAATACTTTGTCCATAGTATTTTCTAATTCATTATTTATATAACCATCATTTGCTTCCGGCCAATCTAACAATAATATACTCTCCACATCATTTTCTTTACGCAGATATCTCCAAATTTCTTCTGTTGTAAAAGCTAATATTGGTGTTAGTAGAATAACTAAGTTTGTTATTAGCTCATGCAATACTGTTTGAGCTGCTCTTCTCTCAGGATCATTAGGATGTGAACAGTATAACTTATCTTTTAATACATCAAAATATAGGTTACTTAAGTCGATTGTACAAAAGTTATGTACTGAATGAAATACAACATGGAACTCATAGTTGTCAAACGCTTTAGTTACTCTTCTATTCAATTTATCCATTTTTAACAATGCCCATTTATCTAAATCAGTTAACTGTTCATAGGGCACTTTATCATTGTTAGGATCGAAGTCAGATATATTTCCTAAAATAAATCTACAGGTATTTCTAATTTTACGATAAGCTTCTGCACATTGTTTAATAATATTTTTTGATACTGCAACATCACTTCTATAATCAGCTGAAGCAACCCATAATCTTAAAATATCCGCTCCCATTTGGTCGATCATTTTCAATGGATCTATAACATTTCCTAAGGATTTAGACATTTTGCGTCCTTTTTCATCTACAACAAAACCATGAGTTAAAACACTTCTATATGGAGCAGTTCCTTTAACAGCTACAGCAGTTGATAAGGACGAGTTAAACCAGCCTCTATGTTGGTCACTTCCCTCTAAATAAAGATCAGCAGGCCAGCTTAAGCCTTCAGTTGTTTCTAATACAGCCATATGACTTGAACCTGAATCAAACCATACATCCATAATATCTGTTTCCTTGCGGAAATTGTTATTACCACAGTCACATTTTAAATTTGTAGGCACAAGATCATTGGCATTTTTTTCAAACCATATATCAGAACCGTGTTTAGCAAATAAATCACTAATATGAGCTATAGTATCATTATTAACTATACTTTCACCACAGTCATTACAATAAAATATAGGAATAGGTACACCCCAAGTACGTTGTCTAGAAATACACCAATCACCACGGTCTCTAACCATATTATATATACGCTCTCTACCCCATGCTGGTATCCATTGCACTGAATCAATAGCGTTTAATGCATTCTCTCTAAAACCATCAATTGAAGCAAACCATTGTTCTGTAGCTCTGAAAATAATAGGATGTTTACATCTCCAGCAGAAAGGATATTGATGTTTCATATTCGATTTATTTACAAGCATATTTAGATCTTCTAGTTCGCTTATTATCTTTGCATTAGCATCTTGAACGTATAAGCCAGCAAATTGATAAGCCTCATCCGTAAATAATCCACCATTATCAACCGGAGAAATAACTGGCAAGTCATATTTTTGTCCAACAAAAAAATCATCTTCACCATGACCAGGTGCTGTATGAACACATCCAGTACCTGCATCTAGATTAACATGGTCACCTAAAATCACTAATGAATCTCTATTGAATATAGGATGTTTACAAACTACTAGTTCTAACAATTCACCCTTTAGCTCTGAAATTATTTCTACATTGCTCCACTCAAATTCCTCAACTAATCTTTCTAAAAGTCCTTTAGCAAATACATATTTTTCATCATTAACATTACATACTACATAATCTAATTCAGGATTAACACTTATTCCAGTATTTGCTGGTATCGTCCAAGGAGTAGTTGTCCAAATTAAAATATAAGAATCAGAAGGAATTACCTCCTTACCATCAGTAACAGGGAACTTCACAAAAATAGACGGTGAAACCTTGTCATTATATTCTACTTCTGCTTCAGCTAAAGCTGTTTCACAATCACCACACCAATATACTGGTTTTAATCCTTTGTAAATATAACCTTGACTAGCCATTTCACCAAAAACTTTGACTTGGACAGATTCAAATTCAGGATTAAGTGTAATATAAGGGTTATCCCAATCCCCAATAACACCTAAACGTTTAAACTGATCTTTTTGTATATCAACATACTTTAATGCATAATCTTTGCAATGTTGTCTAAATTCAACTACATCCGTTTTATTTCTATCTAACCCCATATTTTTAATAGCTTGTTGTTCAATTGGTAAACCATGCGTATCCCAGCCGGGAACATATGGAGCATTATACCCATTTAAAGAGCGTTGTCTTACAATAATATCCTTTAAAACTTTATTTAGCGTATGACCTAAATGTATATCACCATTAGCATATGGAGGACCATCATGCAAAATAAATGTAGGTTTTGCTTCATTTTTTTGTTGTAGTTTTTCATATATTTTGTTATTTTCCCAGAATTCTGTTGTTTCCGGCTCCCGTGTAGGAAGATTAGCTCTCATAGGAAAATCAGTTTTAGGAAGATTTAATGTTGAATCATATTTACCCTTTGCCATTTGATAAAACCACCTCACCAATTTTTATTTATAATTAACAAAAACCTTTCATCCAAAGGGACGAAAGGTATGTTCCGCGGTACCACCCTAATAGCATATAGATGCCACTTTATTGCTTTTA from Candidatus Syntrophocurvum alkaliphilum includes these protein-coding regions:
- the ileS gene encoding isoleucine--tRNA ligase translates to MAKGKYDSTLNLPKTDFPMRANLPTREPETTEFWENNKIYEKLQQKNEAKPTFILHDGPPYANGDIHLGHTLNKVLKDIIVRQRSLNGYNAPYVPGWDTHGLPIEQQAIKNMGLDRNKTDVVEFRQHCKDYALKYVDIQKDQFKRLGVIGDWDNPYITLNPEFESVQVKVFGEMASQGYIYKGLKPVYWCGDCETALAEAEVEYNDKVSPSIFVKFPVTDGKEVIPSDSYILIWTTTPWTIPANTGISVNPELDYVVCNVNDEKYVFAKGLLERLVEEFEWSNVEIISELKGELLELVVCKHPIFNRDSLVILGDHVNLDAGTGCVHTAPGHGEDDFFVGQKYDLPVISPVDNGGLFTDEAYQFAGLYVQDANAKIISELEDLNMLVNKSNMKHQYPFCWRCKHPIIFRATEQWFASIDGFRENALNAIDSVQWIPAWGRERIYNMVRDRGDWCISRQRTWGVPIPIFYCNDCGESIVNNDTIAHISDLFAKHGSDIWFEKNANDLVPTNLKCDCGNNNFRKETDIMDVWFDSGSSHMAVLETTEGLSWPADLYLEGSDQHRGWFNSSLSTAVAVKGTAPYRSVLTHGFVVDEKGRKMSKSLGNVIDPLKMIDQMGADILRLWVASADYRSDVAVSKNIIKQCAEAYRKIRNTCRFILGNISDFDPNNDKVPYEQLTDLDKWALLKMDKLNRRVTKAFDNYEFHVVFHSVHNFCTIDLSNLYFDVLKDKLYCSHPNDPERRAAQTVLHELITNLVILLTPILAFTTEEIWRYLRKENDVESILLLDWPEANDGYINNELENTMDKVFDAREVVTKALEEARNKKVIGHSLGAWVGIYADNEWYNILSQINNLEKILITSRAELDIAENRPDNSVALEDVSGLWVSVKPAEGEKCERCWIISVTVGENNEHPTLCNRCSTVIEQL